A region of the Chroicocephalus ridibundus chromosome 1, bChrRid1.1, whole genome shotgun sequence genome:
cccttttatagTTATGTGGAGAATGAACATTATATTGGTGTCTAATATCACAATatagggaaaaaagagcaaagataTGAGAGCAAAGATTTACTAGAAATATTTGCTTtgctctctttattttttatgaagGAGCAATAGCAACTTCAAAATAAACGTGCCTTTTAGATGTGATTTAGATTTAATTTATCTAGGTTCCTTTCAATATGTTATAGTATTAAACActgaaagaactttttaaaagtttgtcactattttttcctttcttttccttttaattcaatATACAGACTGTAAATTATTGAAGTATGGATTTCTGTTGTTTGTCGGTTCCACTCTAAGTTTTTTAGCTTCGGATTATTTGGGAGAGACTTTGTGTATTCATTTTTTAAACGTAAGCATGCAGTTCtattttctaagcttttttttgaaaaataacccATCCAATTGCATGGAAGTTTACTTATTTACAAAGACGAAATTTAGAAATACCTGGTATTGCTTAGTTGTGTGGTAAATTAGCACCTCATGGCACAAATGTGAATCCaactttctttgttttgtgtattaGTTCTTATACTCTGTTGCAGGTCAGTTGTTTGTGGTCTAGGTTCTAAGAGAAGGTGCAATGTCACAGGCAGTTGGTCGGAAGTATCTCTGTGTGACCTGGCACTCACTCACCAGCTATCTAGGAGGGGAATCTGATATTGTGTATGAAACTTAAGCTCACGTTTGGCAGCTCCTTTAGAACAGGTCGGATGCATTAATAGAAAGTGTTAGAGGAGATATTTGTGACATCTGAACTGTTCAGTTTGCACAGTGATTTATTATTACAGGTTTCACACTTGTGATATGTCCTTTGATATCGCTTATGGAAGATCAGCTCATGGTTTTGGAACAGCTTGGTATTTCTGCAACTTTATTAAATGCCTCAAGCAGTAAGGTATGTTTAACTGCCAAGTCTTCATGGCTTTTGTGGTATATGTGCCATCGTTTTGCCTCTGTCTGTTACTTATGAATACTGAATGAATGGCAGTTTTATCAGCTAATGCCATTCTGTCAGTAGTATCTTGCCAGCTACGTGCCGTGGTACGGATGAAGCGAGTAAGTGTCTTGCATTCTTGATTTAATGACAAAAACGCATCTAAGCCAACACCTTTCATGGAATAAATAGATTTCATGGGACTGTTTAGAGGATGTGAGTACCTTTGGCTGATGTGTGTTGTAGATTTTTGCACAGTTTCTAGACTTAACATTGGAGTAGGTGATTTTTGTCCACTAGTAACATGTTGAGCAGTGCAGGCTTTTACATATAATTATTTATCTTACTTTAGGATGGTAAGCTGTTTGATCCAGAAGCCAAGAAGCAACTTATTTCCCATTCTGTTATTAGTCAATTcttttttacagtgaaatataTATTCCTGACTGCCAGGAGGCCATGGTTGTTAACTTGTACGTGGCACTGGATTTGATAGGTTAGTGGCTTGATGCAACGTGCCAAACTTGGAGCCTCCTTTGAGGTAGAGCGCATTGAAAACTCAGTAATAAAGATTACAATTGtgtgtaagaaattattttacacttGTTATACCATGGGCATGTTTGGTACATGTGTTTGTGTTTGTTGGGAAAATACTGATACCACATCATGAAGCGAAGATAAATACTCAATAGTTTGCTTTATCAGAGTTCTGTGACAGATTTTCTAAgtattaaaattaacattttatatataataatCTTCTGCAAAGACTTACTACAGTAGTGGTAAATACTGTGTAACAGTTTATGAGTCTCTGTTAATTACCCCTTATGAATTGTTAATTACCTCTTAAGAATCTTGGCGCTAAGGAACTTCCGTGTGTTATCCTAGTATGTTAGCCCCtgatttctccttttgttttgaacAGGAACATGTGAAGTGGGTTCATACTGAAATGCTAAACAGAAATTCGCAACTGAAGCTCATTTATGTGACCCCGGAGAAGAttgcaaaaagcaaaatgttcatGTCAAAGCTAGAGAAAGCTTATCAAGCAGGGTGTCTTGCTCGCATTGCTGTAGATGAAGTCCATTGCTGTAGTCAATGGGGCCATGACTTCAGGCCTGGTATGTTTGTTAGAAATCCAATTTGCAGTGTTATTCAGGCATCAATAGATAATGAGTTAGGCCTGAAATAAAGCCAGGAGCTTTTTTCATGTGTTAAGTAAATGCTTACTGTATGGCAAGTATCTGTGTTAGCTCAAGggctttacattttatttacaaattactGTATCCTTGTCCAGGAGCTAAGTTCATGCAAATGGGGGTGATTTCAATGTAGATTTTGCTGTCAGTGTTCTGAAAAACTCCTACATCAGTTTACTTTACAGTCATCTTTAATTTACTGCTACATGAAAAAGTGTCATTCTGTACACCTCTCCCTAGCACTTTGGGTGACAGAGGTAGAGCATTTTGTAAATTCATGAGATGTATTTTAGTTGCTTCTAAAACAAGTTGAAACAAATGCCCTTGACTTGCAAGGAAAGAAAGCGTGCTTCAGTTTGTTTCCTGTCTTGTTAGTTGTAGAAGACTGTTGGTTACTGCTTACAGGTTTTTTGCCTTTGGAAGAACATCTGATTTGGAGCAGTAGTAACTGTAAAGTCAACCTTTGCAGTTTTGTTAGAAAGTGGTGTCTGAGCAAAGAGCCATGCCAGTTAAACGGGGAACGTGGAATTTGGATATGTACCTCTGGCTCATTTCTATTCTAAGGCAGCAAGTGATTGTCAGCACTGAGCCTTTAGAATCTTTCCTTGGTACAGTCTGGCCTATGTATCCAAATTCCACATTGCTTGTTTATTAGCAAAACTATGTTTACTGAAAAGCTGTTTGTAAAAACGAATCTGCAAAATAACTGGAATGTTCATTAATGCAGTGCCACTTAGatttttctaactttttaatAACTTCTATTTTAACATATTTTGCCTTCTGAATTGTGGCTGCGTTTATAAAATTCAATTGGAAGAGAAAGTGTCTATTTTGATAAATGCaacatttttattacttcatTTGGATGTATAAATTAGTTCTGTAGTAAATTGATCAATAATAACATTTACTGCAGTATTACCACATTGAATGCTATCTACATTAATATCTTTTTTAACTTTGATTAAAGGTATGAGAaatcttcttctttccctgttttgttttcatgcttaGACTACAAGTCTCTTGGTATCTTGAAAAGGCAGTTTCCCAATGTTCCCTTGATTGGATTGACAGCAACTGCTACAAATCATGTTTTAAAGGATGCTCAGAAAATTTTGCATGTTCAGAAGTGCATTACCTTTACTGCATCTTTTAACCGGCCCAATCTTTACTATGAGGTATGTCTTACTACCTGTTTGTTTGACTGTGTGGTAGTCATATTATCTTCTGTAAGTTACGGTTGATGAATTTTAGAATAGATTTCCAAttatacattttaataataaatagctTTTCAACTGAATGATGGTGTTCTTTCATGACTTCTTGCTGAACTTGCTGTCATGTGCAGAGGAACTTGGGCTGCTTTGTCTTTGTGAGCAAGGCTTAGTAGGGTAGGACTGTGTACAGGGGAGAGGTAGGTAGATACAGAATAATAGGATTGTTTGACAGATTGTGTGCCCACTTGAAGAACTCTTTGTCATGTGCTTATTATGTTTTTGAGGTTCGACATAAGCCTTCAAATAATGAAGATTTCATTGAGGACATAGTTAAGATCATTAATGGAAGATACAAAGGactttcaggtaaaaaaaaaaaaaagttattttttgtaaCCTTCAGCATTTCAGGGATGTTTTCAATGCTCCTGAAATGTGTTGAGACATTCTGGTTTCACCATACATTAGGCATTCagcattaaaagaaatgaaatttaataAGATCAATAACTTGAATAATTACTCTTTTCAATGATTAGTGTTTAAATGTCTTTACAGTTTACTTATATCTTCTGAAGTATTGAAATACAATGTTGTGATGTATGTAGAACAATGCTTACATAGATAAGAATAATAGCAATTTTAAGATTGTAAAAAGAAGGCTCAAAAAGGTTATCTCTATGTTCTTAAGTCATGCATATGACATTTAGTAGCTATGTGTCGGCATACTTACTGTCTTTAACACTACTTTTTCATATTTCATCCTAAGATTCATGTATTATTCAATGTCCAGGATGGGGGTGTGGTGGGGTGCGTTGTGCTTTTGTGATGAATGCGGCACTGTAGAAGTGGACTCTGAATCAATAAATTATGTACTGCAAATAAAGAGGAGAGCCGTACTACAAAGGAACCCAGTTTTCCGGAGCACTAGTCTGTCCCGGTCTCTGCTGTGGAGCTctgtggctgtgctgagcagCTCCCTGAGTCTAAACTGTGCTAAGAGGATCGCAAATTGCGTGGGTCTGTGTGTAATCCTTGACTTAGCGCAGACTGACTAATGACAAAGAGCAGATTTATCTGAAACCTCAGGTGAAATATCATAGATGCCATAAGGAACAGCACCCCTTTACGTAAGCATTAATAACCATTGTCTTCCTTGAACATTAATAGAATACTTCATGATTATGTGGATTGGCATTCTCTTTAGCTTCCAAGTCAAAGCTGATAATTGAAGTTTCATTCATAACTACCAGTACTGCAAACTGAATAGGCACAGAGATTGtttactggttttatttatttatttttaaggtgatAAAACTTTCAGAgttgtttttaagtatttttgaaagacatcacaataAGGCATCTTTCACTTTTGTGCAGGAATCGTTTACTGTTTTTCTCAGAAGGATTCTGAACAAGTTACTGTGAGTTTGCAGAAACTAGGAATTAAGGCAGGGACTTACCATGCAAACATGGATGCTAAATATAAGACAAAAGTTCACAAAGGGTGGGCAGCAAATCAAATCCAGGTAAAGTTGATACTTTTCATAGACTTATGTCTCATTTAAACAAATTGTGTTTTCGTATCTTGATGGTTTCTTAATCTTATTTCAGGTTGTAGTGGCGACTGTTGCTTTTGGCATGGGAATTGATAAACCTGATGTGAGGTTTGTAATTCATCATTCTATGAGCAAATCCATGGAGAACTACTACCAAGAGAGTGGACGCGCAGGTATTGTAGGAAATGGCTTTTGCAAAGTAGCCATTTACATCTGTTAAACCAATAATGTTGTACTTTGATTTCAGCCATTTGTGCAAAGTGTCTTGTCTTTAAGACAGGTTCTAAGGTGTATAATGCCACTCTGCCTCTGTAAAGAGGCTTTAAAGCAAATCTAAATTACATTAGTGATCTTGGGTCTCTGTACTGCAGTGTAGCAAAGAATAACTGGGTACCTAGCCCTTTactcagcatttttttaattacttgatgTTTGTGACATGTGTGGCTTACCAGAATAATTTCGTAACATGACATTGATTGGATGTATGttgcagaagagattttttttttctttgcatagcAGCTGGGACGCATGATTTGCTCAGATTGTCTCTAGGTGATTTCTAACTGCTGTATGAATTTCAGTGGCCACAGAAATACAAGTAGGATGAGGAGTCTGGAGCATGGAATTTTAAGGATTGATCAATTATAGCAGCACTAAATAACTgctatggataaaaaaaaaaaaggcattgtggtgttttgttttgctttagtttttttgACCTTGTGCATTATTACATTTTCAAAGGCACATTTTAGTCTATGTGGAGGAAAGCTCTTTAAGGACCCTGGGGGGCAATTGGTTGAGATTTTAACTGTGCCTGTATGAAAGAAATTGGCCTTAATGCTGACCGAAGAAATACAACAGTCATCAAAGTTTGTGGGAGTTTGCATCTGCTAGATGCAGTAGAGAGATAAGGACCGTATAGGTGCTGAAGTAGTTGTTTCACAATGTTTATCAACTTGGGGTGATGAGAACAagcttttttgtgtttctttttcataactCAAATTAAATTAGATTCTTCTGGGTCGGGGATTAATTAAGCACTGCTACTCATTTGCCTGAACGTACTACTAGGCTTATGAAagcttcctttttccccttgaCTGCCCATCCATGTGAAGTAGTTCCATTCTGTTATAtgttaaactttttaaaagtagttttttTAGACCTTTTCTGCTCTCTGGATCTTGTAAACAGCAAGAGGGCACCCATCAGCACATTACTGGAAAAGGTTAGCAatgggaaggaagagatgatCTAAGTTCAGCTGTAGAAGATACAGTCGGTTTTAAATGGAATATTTTGTTAAGTCATATCTAATTCTCTCTTTGTTTATCACTGTTAATACCTATTAAGGCATTTGAAGCTCACAATGTCTTTTAATCAAATAAGAACTAAGTTTCAAGATATGTTTGGCAACGATTTTCCAAGAGGTGTTAGGGTGAGAAAAAGGGGATTTCACTGACTTTCTATATGACAtcaatattttttcagttgttaaaGAGTCAAAATCTTCATTGTGTAGTATTTTAAGTTTGCTTAATTCTGTAGTTGTAGAAGactgttctaaatctgttttatttctagTCCGTATCATGCTATGTTCTATTGGCTAATATGTTGTGCATGATATATTCCGTTATAGTTGTGCACTCTGTGTATGGGGACTGCAGAAGCCCATGCAGTAAGAGTGGAATTTGTACCAGAAAATGCTATGCTTAAAGTAAATCCCTTCTAAAGTTTAAAGTctaaattttttgtttattttaatgcatttcaggTAGAGATGACCAAAAAGCTGACTGCGTTTTGTATTATGGCTTTGGAGACATATTCAGAATCAGCTCAATGGTAGTGATGGAAAATGTAGGGCAAGAGAAACTGTATGATATGGTGTCTTACTGCCAGAATATGAACAAGTAAGTTACTGTGGTGGCTTGGCTGCCtagtttttaaaaagttaggctaattttgttggggtttttagaggtgtttaaaaaaaaaaaaaaaaacaaacaaacaaaaaaaaaaaaaaaaaaaaaccacaaaaaaaacccccactgaaCAAAAAACAcgacaaaaccaaaaacaaaacaaaaaaaaccccaccacactaCAGAAATACTACCATTGTAACAGTCTTGGGTTTGGAGTTTGTGGTTTGGCTGCTCAGTATGTGTCCACTTGCACATAACTgaatgttggtgtgttgcttgcCAGCCTCAGGGTAAAGTTCTGGAAGCAGTTATGTTGCGATAAAATACCTGTCAACAAACAGCATTTGTATTTCAAATCCCATTCAGAACAAATACtggagtgcttttttttttttcactctaaggTACCAGTATTTCATGGCCACAAGGGAATCCACATGCGTTTAATGCTTCATCCGCTGCACTGAGCTGTATTGAATACTTTGTGGAAAACACTTGTATCTATGTTGTGGGCAACTTGTGTCTTCAGTATAGCCTTTGTTGGCCACAGTCTTAAGAATTAGTTCATATTCTTAAGACTTTCCATTCTATTGGAATTGCAGATTATACTTACTTTGCTTTAATCAAACTCTTTCTACAGCAGCGTTCAGTATTGCTGAAAGCTACTAGTTACTCCTATTAGCATAACTGAGAGGGAATACTGTGTTGcagtgtttgttttctgatttttccttGGATAATTCTTCGTGCTTGTTTTGAGATATGAGCTGACGCAGAGGACCTTCTTTTTGCCACTTTCATGATTTATGACAGGGATGTATACATTTATGTTCTATAGTTCCCTCTTCGCTCTCTATTCTTTCAGATGTCGCCGGGTTCTCATAGCCCGTCATTTTGATGAAGTATGGGATTCTGCAAACTGCAACGGAATGTGTGATAACTGCTGTAGAGAGAACTGTAAGTAAATTGCTTTTTATAACCAAGGACAGAGAACATAGAGAAGGTTGGCTTAAAGAAATACCTAGTTTAGACAAACTGTGAGCAACTTCTGTAAAGTGTGCTCATAATACTGCCTGTTTCCAAGGTTCTTCTGTTATGAACATCATTTTTTGGTGGCTTAGTTTTGCCAAATTCAGGGTGTTTCGCAGGACTCCTCCTGGTTTGGCTTTTTGCCTGAGGCCAGACACTTTGGTGTCTTTCGGGCTCAGACAGTGAAGCTCTGGGCAAGGGGGAGATTGGCTTACCTGTTTTAAAAAGATTCTGgtatgtgttgggttttgtttcagggttttttcgGGGTGTGAAAGCTTTATTTTGAGAAGGAGCTTCTTGCTCTCTGCATGCCAAACTGTTCACACTTAGGCTCCGAGAAGACACAGTTTGCGCATGTCCTTTTACATCTTGCCTGGTAAAGTCTCTGAAGATTTCAGTGCTGCACACTCGTGAGACCTGCCTGTGTCAGGACTGTGCATGACAGTTGGGCAGAACAACTGAGCATGCTAATTCAGGATTTTGCTGCGTGTTAGCCCAAACAGCACATTGTCTGTCTAGTGCGTGCTCTTCCTTTGGAAGAAAGTTGGTATTATAAGAGGGAAGGCATATGGGCCAGACTCAGGGGGAACTTGGGAGATGAGCTGAAACAGGACCTGCTGCATGGTTAGAAGGATGGTTTCAGTAGAATGCAGTTCTGCGACATAAGTTCTTTTGCTGCTTTGCCCACAAACATCTTGGGCGGTGTTGGGTAGCTACCTTAAACTACACTTTCGTGGGTGATCATTGGTTTTAACTGTCATTTTTGGTATGTCCAGAAAGCCGTAAGTCTCTGAAGATGCACAAAGTACCTGTTGCATCTAAGTGAGAGTTCTGGTTTAGATATAGGAAATGCTATAGAAAGCTAGAAAGCTCTGGAAAGAGTGCTGAGAAAAAGTTGGTCTTGGGCATCTCTAACTGGACACAAAAAACCACCTTAAATTTCTTTGAGGACCAGGTGAATTGTAATATGTGGAAAATACCATCTCCTCATACCTCGTATCTGTTGCAAAGCATTTGGATAATGTAGTGATCAGCACCTTAAAAACTTAGGAACAACTCTGTATTCAAAACTGTTCTCATAACTAGATTTTATTTCCCTGtatattttttggggggtaaaaACTTTTGCAAAATCATGCAAGTAACAATGCCTTTTGATCTTCTAGTTGGAAGTGGGGCTTAGTTGAAATTTATACTGGGATCAGAGCTTGAGAAGAGTATGCAGCTGGTTTGTACCCAAGACTTACAGGAGCCATATGATGAAGTGTAGTTGAAATATATCCTTTTTAATGCTGATTTACCCCCAGGGCCTTGTGATACATAAGCAAGGTCTGAGGAAACCTAGTAGTTGTACtagtttttcagtatttaattctTAGCATTGGAGGAGGCAGTTGGGGTAATGCTATGCCGTGATCTGATCATGCAGTAGAAGCATGATCATTATGTGCTACATGGATGTGTTAGTGCTCGGAATAATTATTCATAATTAAGCTAATTTGTTCAattaaatctacttttttttctgtctcattttgtCTGTGTCTTGAGAGAAGAAATGTCTCACTTACATTCTTCAATTCCTCCTTGCTTTCTAATCTTTCCATAATAAATATTATGGGTGAGGGAAAGGAATCCAGCTGCAGAGCAACATAGTAGCTATCTTACAAATTTTATGCTTTGTAAATGCTTCTTTGAAATGATTTGTGTGGTTTGTAACATAGAATACACATAAAAATGTTTGCAGGATTGGAGTCTTAATAATGCAGTAGAGCGATAAATGTGAGGTTTTGTACAAATATATCCTAATTTGACAGAGGGAAagttacagctttattttttaagttatagtttaaaaacaaacaaaaaagcattgcTATTATGTGGcacatagatatatatttatagatatacatataaaagtgcatatatatatttgtatacaccTAATGTATGTATGGATACTATCTTAATAACTATAACTTGCTATTGAAATGTTACTTCACTTTTATTTGTAGCATGTGAGAAAATGGATATAACAGGATACTGCAGGGATCTAATCAAGATACTTGAGCAAGCTGAAAACATGAGTGAGAAACTCACCCCACTGAAATTAATCGATGCGTGGTCTGGGAAAGGTGTATCAAAATTCAGGGTGGCTGAAGTTACTCCACCAAAGCACCCTCGAGAGGAACTGGAGAGAATTATTGCCCATTTACTACTGCAGCAATATCTAAAGTATGTAAGATGACTACTTTTTTTAACATCTGTAGTCATTTTTCTTTACACTCATATTACTTCTGTATAGTATTAATGGATAGGATGCATTCTGTAGTctcatttttagcttttatttcagatGCATTTGACGTATTTTAAAAAACTCAAGAGATTACTGTACTTCAAAAGGTTAAAACAGAAGTTGGAGGAACACTTGAAATGCTGCATCTCCTGCGGTTTTAAAAAGCTGGGGTCTTCTGTATTCAGGTTGAACCTTTAAATTTGCAGCAGGCTTCCTTTGGGAGAAATCTGCTGTTTATACAGAGCCCATTTACATTTCACGGTTAACAAAGCAAATGGGGTTGCCCAGATAAGTCTAAGTCTAAGATGAAGGCTGGCTAATGTGGAAAGTGGTACTCAGAAATTTTAAGAAAGCGTAGTGAAAGTAACAACAGTGCTTCTCCTGTAACTTGGCTGTCTGTGTGGTTTGTCTTTTCATATGGTTTTAGAAATTCCGAGAATATGTGCAAATCGAATatttaatccttttatttttgccttaattttttttttggctgtttgtaCAGCTGACTTTTTACACTCTAAGAGGGTGGGCAGATGACTTATTacatcttttttcctcattttcctctaTGTATTCCAACAATTTGACACGTGTGTGTATGTTAAATCCACAAACTGAACTATGTTAAGTGCTGGCCAGACTTGCTCTAAATTAACTGACTATCCACTTGAATAGATAAAGCAGAATTAAGCTGCTATTTGGAACATCCATCAGAAGGGTTAATGTGTCCCATTTTTCCCCTATATGGTCTAGCCTGTCTTTGTCTCCAGCCTTCTCTTATAACACTGGTTTAAATTATGCAGGGAAGACTTCAGCTTCACGGCATTTGCTACGATATCCTACCTGAAGATAGGACCAAAAGCAAGTTTGCTGAAAAACGAGGCACATGTCATCACTATACAAGGactaacaaacaagaaaaatgtttacaaGGTATTTAGATATGTACTGACTTGCTATATAGATACCTTTCCCATTatagtttattttaatagtttGGTATATGCTCAACACATTTTTCATAGTAATGCAATCAACAGGTTTTAAAATAGATCTCATTATCTTCTCTTGTGTgggaacactgaaaaaaaaggaaaaacaatgccaGAATTTTAATAGACTTGTTTATAACTTGCAGGACAAACCATCTCAGTCTTCGAATTCgaaaggaagcagagaagatgCTCAGATTATTTCAAAGACTGCCCAAGATTCAGCAGTGAAGAAGTCACGGGAACATAAACGGCCTAGTTCAGTCAGTGGTTCTAACTTAAAAGCAAAGAAGATTAAGCTTCAGGCAGGTGGAGATGACCAGCCAGTAGTTCTTGACTGAGTTTCACAGACTACATGTAGGATCCAATCATGTTTGCTTCTCCATGGACAATGCAGTGTGTAAGTTCAGTTTGTGGTttagtaatgttttttttaattcaaagcaaaaaaaaaaaaccaccatcagGGAAACAAGTATCGTTAAAACCCTCAAATCTAGAAAAAGTCTATTAGTCAAGGGAAAAGTGCTTCGTATCAAAATAACTGGTGCATATCTTACAATGCAGCAATGActacaaaatgtaaataattactGTGTTGCCTTTTTAACTCTTTTGGGAGAGTAGTGTGCGGTAACACTATTGCAGAGTCAtgcaggctggaaggggcttgcAGAGATCTAGTCCAatctcttgctcaaagcaggtccaGTTGGAACAGGGTGCTCAGGGCTGCGTCCAGTTAAGTTTTGACTgtccccaaggatggagattccacaaccccTCTCaacacctgttccagtgtttgaccaccttcatgaccaaaaaaagaaaaaaggatatttc
Encoded here:
- the RECQL gene encoding ATP-dependent DNA helicase Q1; its protein translation is MAAVAVLEEVLVSIENELQAVEMQIQELVDKQQELLEKKMRVKNLIKQSSGDLEAGGSKDTETSAEAWNKKDFPWYEKIKTALQSKFKLQKFRSLQLETVNAAMAGKDIFLVMPTGGGKSLCYQLPAVCSDGFTLVICPLISLMEDQLMVLEQLGISATLLNASSSKEHVKWVHTEMLNRNSQLKLIYVTPEKIAKSKMFMSKLEKAYQAGCLARIAVDEVHCCSQWGHDFRPDYKSLGILKRQFPNVPLIGLTATATNHVLKDAQKILHVQKCITFTASFNRPNLYYEVRHKPSNNEDFIEDIVKIINGRYKGLSGIVYCFSQKDSEQVTVSLQKLGIKAGTYHANMDAKYKTKVHKGWAANQIQVVVATVAFGMGIDKPDVRFVIHHSMSKSMENYYQESGRAGRDDQKADCVLYYGFGDIFRISSMVVMENVGQEKLYDMVSYCQNMNKCRRVLIARHFDEVWDSANCNGMCDNCCRENSCEKMDITGYCRDLIKILEQAENMSEKLTPLKLIDAWSGKGVSKFRVAEVTPPKHPREELERIIAHLLLQQYLKEDFSFTAFATISYLKIGPKASLLKNEAHVITIQGLTNKKNVYKDKPSQSSNSKGSREDAQIISKTAQDSAVKKSREHKRPSSVSGSNLKAKKIKLQAGGDDQPVVLD